In Embleya scabrispora, the DNA window GCAGCGCCATTCCGGGTACGCCCATCGCGGCCAGGCGCCGCCACAGATCGGCCGCGAAGCCGAGTGGTTCGGCCGCGCGTACCACGGAAATCGGGCATCGGTCCGTGAAGAACTCCGAAAAGGCGCTCCGTACCGCCTTTTGATCTTCCGTCGGTTCAAGATCCACCGGCGACCTCCGTTCACACCTCACCGCTCGCACGAGCCGGCCGGCGCACGCTAGCCGGTGTCGCCGCACCCTTCCATGGCATCGCGGGGGCGAAGTGACCGATGTGCCGGAGATCTCGATCCCATGACATTACTTGCCGGTAGCTGACTGGGAGGTTGCTCTTTGCGAAGATCGGCTGCCCGAGTGACATCCGACGAGAACAGTTGCTTTCCGCCGTGCGGGTCCTGGGGGATCGAGCCGATCACCCATACGATCCGAGGAATAACGGAAAGCGAAGGGAGAGCCCGCTGTGCGTGCATATCGCCACGTGGCGCTGGTGTTGATCGCCTTGCTGGGTGCGGCCCTGATCATCTTCCCGCTGGCCGCCGGCCTGCCGAAGAAGACGCAGGCCGTCGACGACCTGACCAATGCCTTCCGGCCCGCCTTCACGCCGCAGGCCATCGAGCAGAGCCGCACCGACCTGAAGACCATGAACGAGATGCTGGAGCAGCTCCAGGCGGAGACGCTGCCCGGACTCGCCCAGCAGGCCGGGATTCCCACGCCCTCGCTGATCAACCTGATGGGCACCACCGCACCCGAGGTCGGCAAGGGTCTCAAGGAGATCCCGACGATCATGCCGCGGTTCAACAAGCTCGCGGGCACGATGGACGCGCAGGCCGGGAACTTCCGTCAGGCGGACGACATCCCCTCCGCGGACGCGCCGAACACGGCGGTCACCTACCTCTATCTGATCCCGGGCATCGTGCTGCTCGTGGTGGGCGCCGGCGGGCTGCTGTTCTCCTTCGTCGGATCGCGCGCGGTGGGAAGCACGGTGTGCCTGGTGCTCGCCGCCGTGGTCGGCCTGGGCATGGTCGTGGGTACCTTCGCCACCGGCGTGATCGGCAAGACCAAGGCCTCCGAGAAGATGTTCACCGCGTTCCGGCCGACCTTCACCGACGCCGGGTACAAGCAGGCGCACGACGACCTGGACACGCTGGGCAAGATGGCCGTCGGGATGAAGACCAAGTCCATCCCGTCGATGGCCGCGCTCCTGCGCAAGCCGGTCCCGCAGTTCACCGCCGAGCTGGCCACGCAGTACCCCAAGGTCGGCAAGGGCCTCGCGGAGACGGACCGGATCCTGGCCAAGTTCAACGCCCTGGTCGAGAACATCGGCGCCAACATCGACACCTTCGACAAGGCGGACAGCATCCCCAACAAGGACACCGAGGTCTCGGTCATGCCGTGGCTGCTGCTCGGCCCGGGTGCGGCGGTCCTCCTGCTGGCCGGCGTCGCGCTGGTGATCCAATTCACAGGGCGCGGCAACGGCTCCGCCGACCCGAACACGGGGGCGCCGAGGCAACCGTCCGGTGCGGCGGTCTGACCGTCCGACGGCCACACAGCGGAACCGTTCGTCAACCGTGTGTCTAGGTTGTCCGGATTATTCCGGATGTAGGACCAAAAGAAAGAAAAGACTGGTTCCCTGAATGTCCGGGAACCGGGTGTAAAGCGGCCCTTGGTCGATCGAAATGCACGTGCATCGGCGCGGTGCAGACGCAGAAATCGTCGATGCACGTGCATCCGGTCTTGCAGTTGGGGTCGGCATCCTCATAATGAAGTGTGTGCATGTGCACGCGCATGTGCATGGACGCTCTGTGAGGCGAGTCCTCTGGCGGCGTTCCCAACAGGCCGGGGACCAGTACCCGCTCGGAGGCACGGATGACCGTCGCGAGTCCCGCAGGGTTCCGGACGTCGACGTTTCAGTGGATGGAGCCTCTGGCCGGGGATATGGGCCCAACATCCGATATCGCGATACAAGCCCTCGCCGCACGCCGCGAGTCGGTCAAGGCCGCCCGTGACTTCACGCAGTCGGTGCTCGCCGGCTGGGGCGCCGCATGTCTCGAGGACGACCTCGCCCTGGTCGTGTCCGAGCTCGTCACGAACGCACTGTGTCACGGTCTGGGTGCGGGCCGCGACGACGCGACGGATGTCGCGCACAACATCCAACTGGCGCTTCTGCGCAAGGGCGAACGCGTCATGTGCGCGGTGCAGGATCCGGGCGAGAGTCTGCCCGAGGCCCAGGCCGGCGGCGAGGACGAGGAGTCGGGCCGCGGGCTGTACCTGGTGGGCTGCTTCAGTGATTCCTGGGGCTGGTTCCCGTTGAACGGTATGGGGCGACGCACCGGAAAGGTCGTCTGGGCCATGTTCGAGATACGCGGCTGATCCACACGTTCCGCAATATGGGGACCGCATTGCGTGGCGGCATTGTGTTGCAGGGAAGCGGCGAGTTTTAATTCACATTCGCCGGCGGCAACGAATGCGGCGGTATCCGAGTCACCCGGCGCCAAGCGTTTACCCGTCGATCCCGTCGACGGGTTTTCTGCATTCTTACGCCCGTTTCGTCCCGCGCGGCTTAAGCAGCTTTTACGCTTCCTTTGAAACCTTGAGGAATGCATGAGCCCTCACGTGTGGGTGAACTCCGGCTGCGCTATCATCGCCGTTGTACGCTGCAAATGCATGGTCAGATGCACGTGCATGCGTAAGTCGGACCGGTTTTGGAAGAAATTGCGACGGACCGGGACGAAGGAACGACACGTGCCGCAACCGGGGGGCGGGCGACCGCCGTCGGGTCGCTCGGCGAGAGGTCCAGGAGAAGCGTCATGCAGGCAACGCACAACGGGGTATCGGCGACCGCGCTCGACGGGGTCACCTGGCAGAAGAGTCGCCGCAGCAACTCGCAGGGAAATTGCGTCGAAATGGCCGCGCTGCCGGACGGCGACGTCGCGGTCCGCAATTCGCGCCACCCCGACGGGCCGGCGCTGATCTATACGCGCGCCGAGATCGAGGCGCTCATCCTCGGGGTCAAGGACGGGGACTTCGACAACCTGCTGGCGTGACGACCCGCCCGGGGCGCTCCACCCGGGTGGGTGTGCCCGACGGTGTCGGTCAGTTCTCCTTCAGGATGCGCTGGAGCAGATCCACGCTCTTGTCCGGCGGCATACCGTCCACGCTCAACCGGTCCATCACCTCGGTGTACGCGTCCACCTCGTCCCGCTTGTCCAGATAGAGCGCGCTGGTGAGCTGCTCCAGGTAGACCACGTCGGGGAGGTCGCTCTCCGGGAAGCGCAGCAGCAGGAACGGACCACCCTCGGCCGCGTGCGCGCCGAACCTGAACGGCATGATCTGAATCGTCACGTTGGGCAGGGCGGCCATCTCGATCAGGTGCCGGACCTGATCGCGCATCACGTCCCGGCCGCCGATCGGGCGACGCAGGGCCGCCTCGTCCAGCACCACCCAGAGTCTGGGCGGCTTGTCGCGGTAGAGGATCGACTGGCGCTGCATCCGCAGACCGACGCGCCGGTCGACCTCGGCCGCCGACGCCGAGGGTTGTCCGGCGATCACCACGGCCCGCGCGTACTCCGGGGTCTGGAGCAGACCGGGGACGAACTGCACCTCGTAGGTGCGGATCACCGAGGCGGCCTCCTCCAGGCCCACGTAGACCTGGAACCAACTCGGCAGGATGTCGTTGTAGTTGTGCCACCAGCCCTGGGCGTTCGCCTCCGCCGCGAGGCCCAGGAGGGCGGCCCGCTCGGTCTCGTCGCCCACGCCGTACATGGTCAGCAGATCAGCCACGTCTCGCTCCTTGAAGCTGACGCGCCCCAGTTCCATTCGGCTGATCTTCGATTCGGAGGCGCGGATCTCGTAACCGGTCTCCTCCCGCGTAATGCCCTTCGCTTCGCGCAGACGGCGAAGCTGGGAACCGAGGAGAATACGGCGAACCGTCGAGCCGCTCCCCGGCTGCGTTGCGGGCATCTGCTACCTCCGGCTGAATGGACCAGCGCATAGTATGCCGGCGCGTTGCCACGCGTCCTCGGATCATGGTTACAACAGCACTCTCTTGACGATGTGCCACCACCCACCCGGATCGACCATGTGCCGCACACTCGGCTTGTCATGTTCGGGCTCCGAGCCCCAGCCGCCCATGCTCGCACAGGTGATACCACCTAATCGATGCCGTGGCACCGCGAATCCCCCTCTACCGACGGGTAATCCGGAAGTTTCCGACGAACCGACGGCCCGATACGCACGCTACGCGCGCGCTTGGTGACACGCGTCGCATCCTGGGCCGAGCGGGTGACGTGGGCGCACTCGTGCACTCGGGTGAGGCGGTCCGCTTCCTTTCGGCCGAACTCGTGGCCGAAGGCGGCACGAAAGCACTCCGGCGCCCGCGCCGAGACCACCCGAGAGACCACCCGAGAGGACCCCGACGACATCCGATTCCCGCTGTCGGACGGGCTGTCTACGGTCTTCACATGTCCTCCCCGGTACATTCCTTCACCTATCTGCGGCCGTCCGCGCTCGGCGCCGTCGACGGCTCCCCCTCCCTCGGCCTGCAGACCTGCGGCGGGCTCGGCTCGCGCGGCCTGGCCCCCTTCCCGCGCTTCTTCTCCGGCTTCCTGACCGCGCCCGAGGCGGCGGCCGGCGGCCTGCTCGCGGTCGCCGACGTCGCGGCGGCGCGCTACTACCAGCCGATGCGGCCCGGTTCGCTGGATCCGGTGGTCACCGGCAACGGGGACCGGCTGCGCTTCGAGTCGTTCTCCGCCTGCTGCGGGGTGCACGCGCGCCTCGACGTGCTGCCGGCCGGCATCGACGGCGAAATGTTCGGCACCGGCACCACCAACGTGGACGTCAACGCGCCGCTGCGCGAGGCGCTGGCCCGGGTCGGCGGCGCCGACCCGCTGCACCTGGCCGTCGGCCCCGACGACGTCACCGTCACCACCTTCGACGGCCCGGTGGTGGAGAAGAAGGTGCCGCTGCCCGAGCGCTGGCTGCGCGGCTTCGCCGAAGTCCAGGTGATCTCCGCCGGGTTCGACCTGCGCGCCGAGGTCGGCGCCGGCGAGGCGGTGCGCTTCCTGCGGGCGCTGCCGCGCGGCTCCCGGCAGGCGCTGTGGGCCGTCCCGGCCGGGCGCTCGCTGCGGCTGACCGCCCGCCCCGTGCCCGGCGCGGTGTGCCTGCCCGGGCCCGATCGCCTCCAGGCGCTCACCAGGCTGCTGCGGCACGCGCTCGCACTCCGTATATACGGACCCGCCGTACAGGCGCGCAGCACGGCCGTGTCGTCCGCCTGGGAGGTCGAACTGCCGGGCATGCGCCTGACGTTGACCCTGTCCCCGGACCCGGCCCGCGGCTTCTCCGGCGAGGGCGCGGTGCTCACCGGCCTGGCGGCGCACACGAGCGGCGCCGACGCGGACCTGATCTCCGCCCTGCTGGCCTGGGAACCCCGGGTCGAAATCGGCGAGTTGGCCGCCCGATCGGGTCTGGACACCGAGCGGGTGCGGGCCGCGCTGGTGCGCCTGGGCACCTCGGGCCGGATCGGCTACGACGTCGCCGAGGCGGCCTACTACCACCGCGAGCTGCCCTACGACACCGGCAGCGTGGAGCGGATGAACCCGCGCCTGCGCGACGCGCACGCCCTGGTCGCGGCCGGTGCCGTCACGCTCACCGGCGGCGGCGAACATGCCTCGGTGCGCAGCGGGGACCGTACCTACGGCCTGCGGTTGGCCGGTGACGGCAGCTGCACGTGTCAGTGGTGGGCCGAGTATCGCGGCGGGCGCGGGCCCTGCAAACATCTGCTCGCCACGCAGATCGTGCGCGGCCGGGCCGGGGCCGACGCGGGCGGCGGCGCGATCCCCGGCACCGCGAACGGCGGCCCGACCGCGACCGAGGCCCAGGAGGCGAACCGATGACCGACACCACATCGACCGACGCCCGGTCCACCGGCGCCGGCCCGACGGGCGGCGAGTCCGCGCGCGAGCCCCTGACATGGGAGCGGGTGCTCGCGGTCGTGGACGACCCGGGCCGGAACATGGACGACCCCGCGCCGATCGTCGCGCTGTTCGCGGGCCGCACCGAGGCCGAGCGCCGCGCGCTGTTGCCCGCCTACAAGGACGCGGTCCGCACCCGCCGCACCGGCGGCTTCGAGGTACGCCCGCTGCGTCCGCTGCGCCACGTCGGCGTCGCGCTCCTGGGCGGCCCCGCCGGCATCGCCCAGTGGCTGCTGCGCGAGGACATGACCTGGCCCGAGAAGTTCGGCCAGGAGGCGATATACACGATCCTCGCCGAGCGCGATCCGGCCTGGATCCCCGACATCGCCACCCGCATGGCCGCGCGGCTGCCGCTGGACCCCTGGGGCAATCAGTGGCACGTGGTGGACGCCCTGGTGCGCGGCGCCGGGCTGCCCACGCCGACCACGCCGGGCTTCGTGCTGCGCTGGATGTTCGAGGTGGCCGGCCGGTGGCGCGGCTCCGGGCGCCCGCTCGCCGAACACCTGGCCGCCGACCGCTACTTCCCGGACCTGATGCCCGCCCTGTTCGAGGTCGCCGGGGTCGGGCAGAGCCTGGACACCCCGACCGGCGGGCCGAACGCCGTGCGGCCGGGCTGGGACACCGCGCTGGCCGCGCTCGCCGACGCCAAGACGATCGAGCGCGACGTGCTCCTGGACGGCTGCCTGTCCCGGCTCCTGCGCGGCGAACGCCCCGGCGCACTGCGCGGGTTCATTCGCCTGCACGAGGCGCTGGCGCCCACCGACGACGAACTCGCCGCCCGCGCCGACGGCTACCTGCGGCTGCTGCCCGACGCGCCCTCCACGGTGGCCGCACTCGCCCAGGCCGCGCTGCGCCGGGTGGACGGCGCGGACCGGCTCGATCCGGAGCGGATCGCCGACGCGAGTCGCAGTGTGCTCTTCCGCGCCGAGAAGACCCTGGTACGTGCCCAACTCACCTGGTTGGGCACGGCGATCAAGCGGCACCCGGCGCACGCGGGCGTCCTGCTCGCCACCGCCTGCACCACGTTCGGCTCACCCGCCGGCGACCTCCAGGAACGCGCCGTCGCGCTGATCGCCAAACACGTGCGCACGCTGCCGCCCGACCAGGTCGACCTCGTGCTCACCGAGGTGCGCGACGCGCTGCCGATGCTCGGCGACGCGATCCGCCCGGAGGCGGCCGCGCTGATCGGGGAAAGCGGCGCGCCCGAGCCCGAGTTCGTGGTCCCGCTCGGCCCGCCGCCGCCGCGCGAGTTGCCGCCGCCGATCTCCTCCATGGCCGAACTGGTCGAGGAGCTGGCGGTGTTCTTCGGAAGCACCCCCAACCCGTGGGTCGACCCGCGCGGCCAGGCGACCGATCCGCTCGCGGTGGAGCGGATCGTGGCCGCCCTGCTGCGCGAACACGCCCGCGACCGCGAGGCGTTGCACGCCGCGCTGCTCCCGCTCACCGAGCAGCACGGGCACATCGTCCACCAGCAGTGGTTCGCCCGTCAGGTCCGGGGCGCGGTCGGCGCCATGGTGGCCGCCGCCACCGGTCACGGCGGCCGACAGAGCTGGTTCCGCAGCCTGTTCGGCAAGGGCGACGCGGCCGAGCACGACCTGATCCCCGGCGAGAAGCGCGACATCGAGCGGATCGCCCCGCCGCAACGTTTCCTGCTCGCCCGGCTGTACGAGGTCGGCACCCGGTTGCGGGTGCCGCACTCCGGCCCCTACCTGGCCGAGATCGCCGACGCGAACGGCTTCGTGGACCCCGAGGCGCTGGTGACCGGCCTGGAGACGTGGGAGGCGTCCGGGCACAGTCCCTGGCGGCGCGACGTCGACCAGGCGCTGCTGCGGCTGCCGTTCGACCTCGACCCCGCGCTGATCGCCCGGGCCGGCCGGCTCACCTCGCCGGCGGGCCGGCGGTTGGCCCGGACGATGGTGGCCGGCGGCCCGGCCTCCGGGCTCGTCGGGCGCGGCCGATTCGAACGGATCCACCGCACGTACTCCGCCCCGAAGGGCGGCTGGGTGCACAGTGACGGGCCCCTGGCCACGGTCGCCCCCGGCGACCCGGACACCGTGCCGGAGACCGCGCGGGCGCTGTACGGCCAGGCCGACCCGGGTGCCGCCGCGCGCACCGCGGCCTGGTCCGAGGACGCCGGGCCGGACCTGCACTGCTGGCCGCTGCTGCTGCCCCGGGACCGGGACGTGATCGCGGCGCACCTGGCGATCTGTACCCAACGCGGCATCGACGGCACGAGTCGCGGTGCCGAGGTGCTGCCGGCGCTGGCCGAGTCGTTCGGTCCGCTGGGGCCGGGAATGTCGTTGGCGATGGCCTACGCGCTGGGCGCGCAGGCCGCCGAGGACCGCACCGGCGCGGTGGACGCGTTCGTGACGCTGAGCGCCCGGGACGACGCGTGGGACACCGAGGCGCTGGGCCGCGATCTGGGCGAGGCGGTGCGCGTCCGCGGCCTCAAGACCACCCGCGTGGTCGCCTCGCTGCGCGACGCGGCCCGGGCGGGGGCGACGGGCACCGTCTGGGGCACGCTGAGCGGCTTCCTGCCGGATCTGCTGGCCGGGACCAAGGCCACCGGGCTCGGCGACGTGCTCGCGCTCGCCGCGGAGACCGCGGCCGGTTCGGGCGCGCGCGGGGTGTCCATCCCCGGCCTGACCGAACTCGCCGACCGCAAGGGCTCGTCCCGGGCGGTGGTGGAGGCGCGCCGGCTGCGCAAGGTGCTCGGCGGCGAGACCGGCTGAGCCGGGCCGGGCAGGGTCGAGGCCGCAGTGCCGGACGAGTCGGGATCGACCCGTCCGGCACCGCGGCCTCGGCCCGCCGGCCCGGTGCTCGGCGTGCGCGCGGGACGGGTCAGTCCTCGTCGAGTGCCCTCACCCGCGCCAGGGTGATCCCGTCGGCGACCGGGAGCATCACCGGCTCCACCCGACGGTCGGCCTTCACATGCTCGTTGAACGCGTGCACCGCGGCCGGCGTCGGGTCGCCGTCCGGCTTCAGCACCTGCCCGCCGTAGAGCACGTTGTCCGCGATCAACAGACCGTTCGGCCGCATCCTCGGGACCAGCGCCTCCCAGTAGGAGATGTAGCCGTCCTTGTTCGCGTCGATGAACGCCAGATCGATGTGCGGATGCGAGGGCAGCGCGTCCAGCGTCTC includes these proteins:
- a CDS encoding ATP-binding protein; amino-acid sequence: MEPLAGDMGPTSDIAIQALAARRESVKAARDFTQSVLAGWGAACLEDDLALVVSELVTNALCHGLGAGRDDATDVAHNIQLALLRKGERVMCAVQDPGESLPEAQAGGEDEESGRGLYLVGCFSDSWGWFPLNGMGRRTGKVVWAMFEIRG
- a CDS encoding DUF397 domain-containing protein codes for the protein MQATHNGVSATALDGVTWQKSRRSNSQGNCVEMAALPDGDVAVRNSRHPDGPALIYTRAEIEALILGVKDGDFDNLLA
- a CDS encoding helix-turn-helix domain-containing protein, which produces MPATQPGSGSTVRRILLGSQLRRLREAKGITREETGYEIRASESKISRMELGRVSFKERDVADLLTMYGVGDETERAALLGLAAEANAQGWWHNYNDILPSWFQVYVGLEEAASVIRTYEVQFVPGLLQTPEYARAVVIAGQPSASAAEVDRRVGLRMQRQSILYRDKPPRLWVVLDEAALRRPIGGRDVMRDQVRHLIEMAALPNVTIQIMPFRFGAHAAEGGPFLLLRFPESDLPDVVYLEQLTSALYLDKRDEVDAYTEVMDRLSVDGMPPDKSVDLLQRILKEN
- a CDS encoding SWIM zinc finger family protein; the protein is MSSPVHSFTYLRPSALGAVDGSPSLGLQTCGGLGSRGLAPFPRFFSGFLTAPEAAAGGLLAVADVAAARYYQPMRPGSLDPVVTGNGDRLRFESFSACCGVHARLDVLPAGIDGEMFGTGTTNVDVNAPLREALARVGGADPLHLAVGPDDVTVTTFDGPVVEKKVPLPERWLRGFAEVQVISAGFDLRAEVGAGEAVRFLRALPRGSRQALWAVPAGRSLRLTARPVPGAVCLPGPDRLQALTRLLRHALALRIYGPAVQARSTAVSSAWEVELPGMRLTLTLSPDPARGFSGEGAVLTGLAAHTSGADADLISALLAWEPRVEIGELAARSGLDTERVRAALVRLGTSGRIGYDVAEAAYYHRELPYDTGSVERMNPRLRDAHALVAAGAVTLTGGGEHASVRSGDRTYGLRLAGDGSCTCQWWAEYRGGRGPCKHLLATQIVRGRAGADAGGGAIPGTANGGPTATEAQEANR
- a CDS encoding DUF6493 family protein; this translates as MTDTTSTDARSTGAGPTGGESAREPLTWERVLAVVDDPGRNMDDPAPIVALFAGRTEAERRALLPAYKDAVRTRRTGGFEVRPLRPLRHVGVALLGGPAGIAQWLLREDMTWPEKFGQEAIYTILAERDPAWIPDIATRMAARLPLDPWGNQWHVVDALVRGAGLPTPTTPGFVLRWMFEVAGRWRGSGRPLAEHLAADRYFPDLMPALFEVAGVGQSLDTPTGGPNAVRPGWDTALAALADAKTIERDVLLDGCLSRLLRGERPGALRGFIRLHEALAPTDDELAARADGYLRLLPDAPSTVAALAQAALRRVDGADRLDPERIADASRSVLFRAEKTLVRAQLTWLGTAIKRHPAHAGVLLATACTTFGSPAGDLQERAVALIAKHVRTLPPDQVDLVLTEVRDALPMLGDAIRPEAAALIGESGAPEPEFVVPLGPPPPRELPPPISSMAELVEELAVFFGSTPNPWVDPRGQATDPLAVERIVAALLREHARDREALHAALLPLTEQHGHIVHQQWFARQVRGAVGAMVAAATGHGGRQSWFRSLFGKGDAAEHDLIPGEKRDIERIAPPQRFLLARLYEVGTRLRVPHSGPYLAEIADANGFVDPEALVTGLETWEASGHSPWRRDVDQALLRLPFDLDPALIARAGRLTSPAGRRLARTMVAGGPASGLVGRGRFERIHRTYSAPKGGWVHSDGPLATVAPGDPDTVPETARALYGQADPGAAARTAAWSEDAGPDLHCWPLLLPRDRDVIAAHLAICTQRGIDGTSRGAEVLPALAESFGPLGPGMSLAMAYALGAQAAEDRTGAVDAFVTLSARDDAWDTEALGRDLGEAVRVRGLKTTRVVASLRDAARAGATGTVWGTLSGFLPDLLAGTKATGLGDVLALAAETAAGSGARGVSIPGLTELADRKGSSRAVVEARRLRKVLGGETG